The following proteins are co-located in the Poecile atricapillus isolate bPoeAtr1 chromosome 2, bPoeAtr1.hap1, whole genome shotgun sequence genome:
- the SLC7A13 gene encoding solute carrier family 7 member 13 produces MGKGKNNDPKDVQRKEKAKMQLKRNIGYFDGVSFIIGSIVGAGIFVSPTGVLKHSLLNVGVALTIWTASGLVSLMGALCYAELGAALPFSGGEYSHIKRGLGSVPAFVFIWTSTFTKPASNAARALLFAEYATQPFYGICPTPDLLKKCLALAVLWSLGILNGLSVKMAAWVQAVFTLLKMMALSVIAVGGIVLLVARQKETLARFEDMFSSEIPNASQVAEAFFQGLYAYGGWWSLNYMAEEMKNPSRNIPLTVMTAVPAVIVFYLLVNISYLTVLTPKEIVSSVAVAVTWADRVIPSIAWIIPLSVAVSIFGALNSSMFTLGRLSYAGSQAGHLPLLISMLNVHSCTPAPAMIFSTIIASIFIIPSDLIMLTNYFGFSAWLMTGLTCASLIVLRYREPHLHRPYKVFLPIPFMMVAMSFFLVLAPIVWSPNLQYVYGFLFMLGSLIVYLPFIHFKLRFAFLDKITCHLQLLLEVCPADGSAEGKCE; encoded by the exons atgggaaaaggaaaaaacaatgaCCCCAAAGAtgtgcaaagaaaagaaaaagccaagaTGCAACTCAAAAGAAATATAGGTTATTTTGATGGGGTAAGTTTTATTATAGGATCAATTGTTGGAGCAGGGATCTTTGTGTCTCCCACAGGGGTGTTAAAACATTCCTTACTCAATGTTGGTGTTGCACTAACGATCTGGACTGCATCTGGGCTTGTTTCTCTGATGGGTGCTCTCTGCTATgcggagctgggagctgctctgcccttctctggagGAGAATACAGCCATATTAAAAGAGGCCTTGGATCCGTACCTGCATTTGTGTTTATCTGGACATCAACATTTACCAAGCCAGCATCAAATGCTGCTCGAGCCTTGCTGTTCGCTGAATATGCCACGCAGCCTTTCTATGGCATTTGTCCTACACCAGACTTGTTGAAGAAATGCTTGGCCTTGGCCGTTCTTTGGTCCCTGGGGATTTTGAATGGTCTCAGCGTCAAAATGGCTGCGTGGGTGCAGGCAGTTTTCACTCTGCTGAAGATGATGGCCTTGTCTGTGATTGCTGTCGGTGGCATAGTTCTGCTTGTTGCCAGGCAAAAGGAGACTCTAGCCAGGTTTGAGGACATGTTCAGCTCAGAGATCCCCAACGCCTCACAGGTTGCTGAAGCCTTCTTCCAAGGGCTGTACGCGTACGGCGGCTGGTGGTCCCTCAACTACATGGCAG aGGAGATGAAAAACCCCAGCAGAAATATCCCATTAACTGTGATGACAGCTGTTCCTGCAgtaattgttttttatttactaGTGAACATCTCATATCTGACTGTCCTCACACCTAAGGAAATTGTCTCCTCAG TTGCTGTGGCAGTCACTTGGGCTGATCGAGTGATCCCCTCTATTGCCTGGATCATTCCTCTCTCTGTTGCTGTCTCAATATTTGGTGCCCTCAACAGCAGCATGTTCACACTCGGTCGATTAAGCTATGCTGGAAGTCAGGCAGGACATTTACCTCTTTTAATATCCATGCTTAATGTCCACTCCTGTACTCCAGCACCAGCCATGATTTTTTCAACCATCATTGCATCCATTTTTATCATCCCCTCTGACCTTATTATGTTAACAAATTACTTTGGATTTTCTGCCTGGCTTATGACTGGATTGACTTGTGCAAGCCTGATTGTACTTCGATACCGGGAACCTCATCTACATCGACCATACAAA GTGTTTTTACCAATTCCATTTATGATGGTGGCAATGTCTTTCTTCCTAGTTCTAGCTCCCATAGTCTGGTCTCCAAACCTGCAATATGTTTATGGTTTCCTGTTTATGCTTGGAAGTCTTATTGTTTATCTGccttttatacattttaaattgCGTTTTGCATTTCTTGATAAAATTACTTGCCACTTGCAGCTCCTGTTAGAGGTCTGTCCTGCTGATGGATCTGCTGAGGGCAAATGTGAATAA
- the LRRCC1 gene encoding leucine-rich repeat and coiled-coil domain-containing protein 1 isoform X2, giving the protein MAGIPGELSLIDKGVKSLRDVSLNSDLHTLNAHCNLIARIQGLDHLRNLQHLDLSSNQIRRIEGLSSLAKLRTLSLSCNLLTKVEGLENLFNLTMLNLSYNHIHDLSGFQSLHGTRHKISHIDLHSNCVNNINHLLQCTKGLHSLAYLTLEKNGKANPVCHTAGYRETVLQSLPQLTALDGRNISGESVDLAEENCSDLQCSEDVLDSLISPGCPSSQDQNNVPLLLATPHIDQALAQFRQRTRIPVQGATSSSTELVSSSEPEKTELDKIYSEMRIKKIEDQILQILQKVSDNSRQEAAPSVLKAKRDTDPTSESENESGKENNRMVMKGSKIPTYRKTALSAKGHASHLKKKITDRGEKKSSSKCPCSSQKDCHFKVVGRKTEILTGRQSNMEKVEECKSNPIEESTYQVLIQELDQEKERRWKAEQAEKKLLEYISELQKHSKEEKNIQSMAVYTRDRLKELILKERDAKARLQADVQQLKGETERLTNELNQARNKEAAYQKSMQALEETLSKMETQRLQQRAVEMKQVQEAELKASANEREVQLLRISVRQQKEKVKQLHELLVLREQEQRKELGTRVALYGPEFQDALSKEVAKQQQRDEQHVRELQEKINMSNQKYRELEDEFRLALTIESKRFKEVKQGFEKASADLVEHKQALFELERREKDMASLIQDLTNLVEEQKAKTAELTKSNEEVTANLKCRTGELETVIEENKQKAVEVELLKKENGKLISQLTAQESVIDGLKMERKIWGQELAEQGAHLAQDRGKLEAKIEVLTNEIDTLKKQKEQDSDTIKIKNKIVDDQTETIRRLKEGLLEKDKQIKKHHEENWEAQKLLRVQLDEKAAECEKLIEKIERQNERKEELKQLLEEKEVELDDIKNAHRIAVEKLHKMDNAFRKQLESVLAAHQEELLHLKNEKEKQIEAANEKVYSVEEEMRELLQEMANNKKVMENKIRRLTHALNDIQQDFKDY; this is encoded by the exons ATGGCGGGGATCCCCGGCGAGCTCAGCCTCATAGATAAGGGCGTTAAGAG CTTGCGGGATGTATCCCTGAACTCGGACCTGCACACGCTCAACGCCCACTGTAACCTCATCGCCAGGATCCAGGGGCTCGACCACCTCCGGAACCTGCAGCACTTGGATCTGTCATCAAACCAGATCCGTCGCATCGAGGGGCTCAGTTCCTTGGCTAAGCTGCGCACCCTGAGCTTGTCCTGTAACCTGCTGACCAAAGTGGAGG GACTGGAAAACCTCTTTAATTTAACTATGCTGAACTTGTCATATAATCACATACATGATCTCTCTG GATTTCAATCCCTTCATGGAACGAGACATAAGATTAGCCACATTGACCTTCACAGCAACTGTGTAAACAATATTAATCACTTACTTCAGTGCACAAAGGGGCTGCACAGTTTGGCATACctcacactggaaaaaaatggaaaagccaATCCAGTTTGTCACACAGCAG GTTATAGAGAAACTGTTCTTCAGTCATTGCCCCAGCTAACAGCTCTAgatggaagaaatatttctggtgAATCAGTGGACCTGGCAGAAGAAAACTGTTCAGATTTGCAGTGTTCAGAAGACGTTTTGGACTCTTTGATTTCACCTGGGTGCCCTTCTTCCCAAGATCAG AACAATGTTCCCTTACTGCTGGCAACACCACACATCGACCAGGCGCTGGCTCAGTTTCGGCAGCGTACGAGGATACCAGTGCAAGGTGCTACCAGCTCCTCCACAGAGCTTGTCTCATCTTCTGAACCTGAGAAGACCGAGCTTGATAAAATATATAGTGAGatgaggattaaaaaaatagaagatcAGATTTTACAGATTCTgcaaaag GTATCTGATAATTCAAGACAGGAAGCTGCTCCAAGTGTTCTCAAAGCTAAGAGAGACACAGATCCAACTTCTGAGAGTGAAAATGAGAGTGGAAAAGAGAACAACAGAATGGTCATGAAAGGAAGCAAGATCCCCACTTACCGTAAAACTGCCTTATCTGCAAAAGGTCATGCAAGTCatctaaagaagaaaataactgaCAG AGGAGAGAAGAAGAGTTCCTCTAAGTGTCCATGCTCCAGTCAGAAAGACTGTCATTTTAAAGTAGTGGGAAGAAAGACTGAAATACTAACTGGAAGACAGAGCAATATGGAAAAAGTAGAAGAATGTAAATCAAATCCCATAGAGGAATCAACATACCAA GTACTGATTCAAGAGCTGGAtcaggagaaagaaaggaggTGGAAAGCAGagcaagcagagaagaaattatTAGAGTATATCAGTGAGCTACAGAAGcattcaaaagaagaaaagaatattCAGAGTATGGCTGTTTACACTAGAGACAG GTTAAAGGAATTGATATTGAAAGAGAGAGATGCCAAAGCAAGACTGCAAGCAGATGTCCAGCAGTTGAAAGGTGAAACTGAAAGACTTACTAATGAGTTAAATcaggcaagaaataaagaggcAGCATACCAGAAGTCCATGCAAGCTTTAGAAGAGACACTATCCAAGATGGAGACACAGAGATTGCAGCAGCGAGCAGTAGAG ATGAAACAGGTTCAAGAAGCAGAGCTTAAAGCATCAGCAAATGAAAGAGAGGTACAGTTACTTCGAATATCTGTCCGACAGCAGAAGGAGAAGGTAAAACAACTACATGAACTTCTTGTATTAAGAGAGCAAGAGCAAAG GAAAGAACTTGGAACCCGAGTTGCTTTATATGGACCTGAATTTCAAGATGCTTTGTCAAAAGAAGTGGCtaaacagcagcagagggatGAACAACATGTTAGAGAATTGCAGGAGAAAATTAACATGTCAAACCAGAAGTATAGAGAGTTAGAAGATGAATTTCGTTTAGCTTTAACCATCGAATCAAAAAGGTTTAAAGAG GTAAAACAGGGTTTTGAAAAAGCTTCTGCTGATCTAGTTGAACATAAACAAGCCCTCTTTGAGTTGGAACGAAGGGAAAAAGACATGGCAAGTCTGATCCAAGACCTGACAAATTTAGtggaagaacagaaagcaaaaactGCAGAATTAACAAAATCAAACGAGGAAGTTACAGCAAATCTAAAG TGTCGAACTGGAGAGCTTGAAACTGTGATTGAGGAGAACAAACAAAAGGCTGTTGAAGTTGAActtctaaaaaaagaaaatggaaaacttaTTTCCCAGCTTACAGCCCAGGAATCTGTGATTGATGgattaaaaatggaaagaaaaatatgggGGCAGGAGTTGGCAGAACAGG GAGCTCATCTTGCACAAGATCGGGGGAAACTGGAGGCAAAAATTGAAGTTTTAACAAATGAGATTGAcactttaaaaaagcaaaaggaacagGACAGTGATaccataaaaattaaaaacaaaattgtgGATGATCAGACAGAAACAATTAGGAGATTAAAAGAA GGCTTACTAGAAAAAGATAAGCAAATCAAGAAACACCATGAAGAAAATTGGGAAGCTCAGAAATTGCTTCGAGTACAGTTGGATGAAAAAGCTGCTGAATGTGAAAAACtaatagaaaaaatagaaaggcaaaatgaaagaaaagaggaattaAAGCAACTgctagaagaaaaagaagtagaaCTTGATGACATTAAGAATGCACACAG gat
- the LRRCC1 gene encoding leucine-rich repeat and coiled-coil domain-containing protein 1 isoform X1, whose amino-acid sequence MAGIPGELSLIDKGVKSLRDVSLNSDLHTLNAHCNLIARIQGLDHLRNLQHLDLSSNQIRRIEGLSSLAKLRTLSLSCNLLTKVEGLENLFNLTMLNLSYNHIHDLSGFQSLHGTRHKISHIDLHSNCVNNINHLLQCTKGLHSLAYLTLEKNGKANPVCHTAGYRETVLQSLPQLTALDGRNISGESVDLAEENCSDLQCSEDVLDSLISPGCPSSQDQNNVPLLLATPHIDQALAQFRQRTRIPVQGATSSSTELVSSSEPEKTELDKIYSEMRIKKIEDQILQILQKVSDNSRQEAAPSVLKAKRDTDPTSESENESGKENNRMVMKGSKIPTYRKTALSAKGHASHLKKKITDRGEKKSSSKCPCSSQKDCHFKVVGRKTEILTGRQSNMEKVEECKSNPIEESTYQVLIQELDQEKERRWKAEQAEKKLLEYISELQKHSKEEKNIQSMAVYTRDRLKELILKERDAKARLQADVQQLKGETERLTNELNQARNKEAAYQKSMQALEETLSKMETQRLQQRAVEMKQVQEAELKASANEREVQLLRISVRQQKEKVKQLHELLVLREQEQRKELGTRVALYGPEFQDALSKEVAKQQQRDEQHVRELQEKINMSNQKYRELEDEFRLALTIESKRFKEVKQGFEKASADLVEHKQALFELERREKDMASLIQDLTNLVEEQKAKTAELTKSNEEVTANLKCRTGELETVIEENKQKAVEVELLKKENGKLISQLTAQESVIDGLKMERKIWGQELAEQGAHLAQDRGKLEAKIEVLTNEIDTLKKQKEQDSDTIKIKNKIVDDQTETIRRLKEGLLEKDKQIKKHHEENWEAQKLLRVQLDEKAAECEKLIEKIERQNERKEELKQLLEEKEVELDDIKNAHSALKKRWQGKGELLSQLEVQVKQMKENFDFKEKKLIEERNKSLQTQRIAVEKLHKMDNAFRKQLESVLAAHQEELLHLKNEKEKQIEAANEKVYSVEEEMRELLQEMANNKKVMENKIRRLTHALNDIQQDFKDY is encoded by the exons ATGGCGGGGATCCCCGGCGAGCTCAGCCTCATAGATAAGGGCGTTAAGAG CTTGCGGGATGTATCCCTGAACTCGGACCTGCACACGCTCAACGCCCACTGTAACCTCATCGCCAGGATCCAGGGGCTCGACCACCTCCGGAACCTGCAGCACTTGGATCTGTCATCAAACCAGATCCGTCGCATCGAGGGGCTCAGTTCCTTGGCTAAGCTGCGCACCCTGAGCTTGTCCTGTAACCTGCTGACCAAAGTGGAGG GACTGGAAAACCTCTTTAATTTAACTATGCTGAACTTGTCATATAATCACATACATGATCTCTCTG GATTTCAATCCCTTCATGGAACGAGACATAAGATTAGCCACATTGACCTTCACAGCAACTGTGTAAACAATATTAATCACTTACTTCAGTGCACAAAGGGGCTGCACAGTTTGGCATACctcacactggaaaaaaatggaaaagccaATCCAGTTTGTCACACAGCAG GTTATAGAGAAACTGTTCTTCAGTCATTGCCCCAGCTAACAGCTCTAgatggaagaaatatttctggtgAATCAGTGGACCTGGCAGAAGAAAACTGTTCAGATTTGCAGTGTTCAGAAGACGTTTTGGACTCTTTGATTTCACCTGGGTGCCCTTCTTCCCAAGATCAG AACAATGTTCCCTTACTGCTGGCAACACCACACATCGACCAGGCGCTGGCTCAGTTTCGGCAGCGTACGAGGATACCAGTGCAAGGTGCTACCAGCTCCTCCACAGAGCTTGTCTCATCTTCTGAACCTGAGAAGACCGAGCTTGATAAAATATATAGTGAGatgaggattaaaaaaatagaagatcAGATTTTACAGATTCTgcaaaag GTATCTGATAATTCAAGACAGGAAGCTGCTCCAAGTGTTCTCAAAGCTAAGAGAGACACAGATCCAACTTCTGAGAGTGAAAATGAGAGTGGAAAAGAGAACAACAGAATGGTCATGAAAGGAAGCAAGATCCCCACTTACCGTAAAACTGCCTTATCTGCAAAAGGTCATGCAAGTCatctaaagaagaaaataactgaCAG AGGAGAGAAGAAGAGTTCCTCTAAGTGTCCATGCTCCAGTCAGAAAGACTGTCATTTTAAAGTAGTGGGAAGAAAGACTGAAATACTAACTGGAAGACAGAGCAATATGGAAAAAGTAGAAGAATGTAAATCAAATCCCATAGAGGAATCAACATACCAA GTACTGATTCAAGAGCTGGAtcaggagaaagaaaggaggTGGAAAGCAGagcaagcagagaagaaattatTAGAGTATATCAGTGAGCTACAGAAGcattcaaaagaagaaaagaatattCAGAGTATGGCTGTTTACACTAGAGACAG GTTAAAGGAATTGATATTGAAAGAGAGAGATGCCAAAGCAAGACTGCAAGCAGATGTCCAGCAGTTGAAAGGTGAAACTGAAAGACTTACTAATGAGTTAAATcaggcaagaaataaagaggcAGCATACCAGAAGTCCATGCAAGCTTTAGAAGAGACACTATCCAAGATGGAGACACAGAGATTGCAGCAGCGAGCAGTAGAG ATGAAACAGGTTCAAGAAGCAGAGCTTAAAGCATCAGCAAATGAAAGAGAGGTACAGTTACTTCGAATATCTGTCCGACAGCAGAAGGAGAAGGTAAAACAACTACATGAACTTCTTGTATTAAGAGAGCAAGAGCAAAG GAAAGAACTTGGAACCCGAGTTGCTTTATATGGACCTGAATTTCAAGATGCTTTGTCAAAAGAAGTGGCtaaacagcagcagagggatGAACAACATGTTAGAGAATTGCAGGAGAAAATTAACATGTCAAACCAGAAGTATAGAGAGTTAGAAGATGAATTTCGTTTAGCTTTAACCATCGAATCAAAAAGGTTTAAAGAG GTAAAACAGGGTTTTGAAAAAGCTTCTGCTGATCTAGTTGAACATAAACAAGCCCTCTTTGAGTTGGAACGAAGGGAAAAAGACATGGCAAGTCTGATCCAAGACCTGACAAATTTAGtggaagaacagaaagcaaaaactGCAGAATTAACAAAATCAAACGAGGAAGTTACAGCAAATCTAAAG TGTCGAACTGGAGAGCTTGAAACTGTGATTGAGGAGAACAAACAAAAGGCTGTTGAAGTTGAActtctaaaaaaagaaaatggaaaacttaTTTCCCAGCTTACAGCCCAGGAATCTGTGATTGATGgattaaaaatggaaagaaaaatatgggGGCAGGAGTTGGCAGAACAGG GAGCTCATCTTGCACAAGATCGGGGGAAACTGGAGGCAAAAATTGAAGTTTTAACAAATGAGATTGAcactttaaaaaagcaaaaggaacagGACAGTGATaccataaaaattaaaaacaaaattgtgGATGATCAGACAGAAACAATTAGGAGATTAAAAGAA GGCTTACTAGAAAAAGATAAGCAAATCAAGAAACACCATGAAGAAAATTGGGAAGCTCAGAAATTGCTTCGAGTACAGTTGGATGAAAAAGCTGCTGAATGTGAAAAACtaatagaaaaaatagaaaggcaaaatgaaagaaaagaggaattaAAGCAACTgctagaagaaaaagaagtagaaCTTGATGACATTAAGAATGCACACAG tgcacTGAAAAAGAGGTGGCAAGGTAAAGGAGAGCTATTAAGCCAGCTGGAGGTGCAGGTTAAACAAATGAAGGAGAACTTTGATTTCAAAGAGAAGAAGCTGAttgaagagagaaataaaagcctTCAAACTCAAAG gat